Genomic segment of Petrotoga miotherma DSM 10691:
GAGTAGTAATTTGGAAATTAGCTGAATTAAAAATTTGCCAATCTTTTGTTAGATCAATTTCTGCACTTTCCCATTCTGAGGTTCTATTCTCTATCTTTAAGGATTTTTGACCTTCGAAGGAAAATTCATCTACTTCTGTAATCGACACTGCTTCTCCAACTTTTTCAATTTGAACCGGTTCTTCGAAGTTCAAAACCATCTCATAATCTCCTGGATTTATAAATCCATTTAGACTATTTGTTTGATTTGATCCTCCCAATAGAATAGCAGCCAGTAAACCAACACCTAACAATGAGGTTACAAATAATAAATCCTTCATTTCATCACTCCTCCTTTCCACAAATTTAGTACTGCCTGAGATATTCCAAAACATACTTTACAAACGTCACCTTCTGAACCTCTTTTAAAATCAAAATCTTATTCCCACTATGACACTTAGATTTCGAACTATAAAGTCAGATATCTGCCGCCTTCTACCTTCACTGGACTACCATCCACTCCTATCCATACTGTTAAAGCAGAAGGATTATAAACTATTTTTTTATTTACACTAAATTTTAGATTCTTTAAAGCTTTCAAATAATCCATGATCTCTGCATTTGTCTCATACCAAATTGTTTCATCGTTCGATATTTTTTTGCAAAACTCTTCAATCAGATCCCAGTTATTATTCCTTTCAAATTCAAAACTGTGCCCCCATACATACAACAAAGGCATAGTTTCATTAGATTCTAATTTCTTAAATTCTTCATATTTTTTTAACAAGTTATCATCATGATGACAAGTAGGATTCCACCTTAAAAAATGTGTAGGTAGAGAAAAGTTACCATGAGAATTAACAGTTCTTGAATATTCAATTCCCAAATATGGAAGTAATTCTAAAAGTTCTTCACCGTAATCCCCATAAGGATATGACATACCCCTTATTGGATAGTTTACTAAAGACTCTAATCTTTCCCTATCCTCCATAATTTCCTCAATTATTGATTCCTTTGGTACTCTTGTGAGATAAGGGTGATTTAATGTATGTATAGCAACTTCATTACCCTCAAAGAGATCCCTTATTTCGGAAGAGTTTAAAAATGGTTCTGAATCTAATTTTCCTGAATTTAAATGGAAGGTACCTTTGATTCCGTACTTATTGAAGATCCTTATCAATCTTCTGTCATAAATTTGTCCATCATCATAACTCATGGTTAAAGCCTTTATTTTGCCTTGTGGATAAAAGCCGAAAGATATTTTCATGGTATACTGGCTCCTTCTCAATAGTTCTAAAAAAATGGAACATTTAGTATTGATTTTTATTACCAAACTTTGATATAGTTCTTACCTTTTTTCAAAGTAGAGATTGGACCTAAGGAACTTTTCTCAGGTTTTTGTTCATCTAAAAAGTCTGTGTCTAAGACTAAATTTCCCCCATCAGGACGTTCAAAATCAGCATCAACAATCCTAACTCTTTCTAAAGAATTTGTTGAACATACTTCGCCTACAATATTTTCAAAAGTATCGGGAAGTTCACAAGACATATAAACTTCTTCACCTTGCTCGATAACAGTAAATCTTGGATCAAAACTTTTATCCACTAATTTCTCTTTTTCTCTTTCAAATGGTTCTGCTCCATTGAAGTAAGCATTGTTATTAATATACACCGGTTGTTCTATTAACTCAAGCATTTTAATATCCCAACCTTTTTCATCCACCTTCTTCAAGTACTCTTCTAATGATGTTGTATGATTCATATAATGTGATGTCCCAACACCTTCCAATTCATCTTTCCCAATAAAGATATTGTTGTAGAAACGATCATCACCACCGTAAACACAGGCATACCCTGCAACCGTTGTACTATGTGGTCTATGGTATGGAGTATAACGATTTAATACTTTTCTTTTCTCCATCTTACCAGCAATTAAATTGTTAATGTAGGCACCACCCTGAGACATGTTATCTATTGCATATTCAGAAGCTAAGATGTTGTGATCTATAACATACGGGCCATGACTTACTTCCACAAA
This window contains:
- a CDS encoding polysaccharide deacetylase family protein, with amino-acid sequence MKISFGFYPQGKIKALTMSYDDGQIYDRRLIRIFNKYGIKGTFHLNSGKLDSEPFLNSSEIRDLFEGNEVAIHTLNHPYLTRVPKESIIEEIMEDRERLESLVNYPIRGMSYPYGDYGEELLELLPYLGIEYSRTVNSHGNFSLPTHFLRWNPTCHHDDNLLKKYEEFKKLESNETMPLLYVWGHSFEFERNNNWDLIEEFCKKISNDETIWYETNAEIMDYLKALKNLKFSVNKKIVYNPSALTVWIGVDGSPVKVEGGRYLTL